From the Streptomyces sp. SN-593 genome, the window TCGGCGGGTCCCCGCGTCCGGCGCAGGGCCGACGGCGACGTCGAGACGTGCGTGCGGGTCCTCGCGGAGGTCCACCGCCGCGACGGGTACCCGGTGGACTGGCCCGACCGGCCCGGCGCGTGGCTGACCGGCGGCGCCGCGCTCGGCTCCTGGGTCGCCGAACTCGACGGCGCCGTCGTCGGCCACGTCGGCCTGTCGCGTGCCGGCGAGGGCGACCTCGCCCCGGGGCTGTGGAACGCCCGCCACGGGACGGCACGGGACACCGCCGCCGTGGTCGGCCGGCTGTTCGTCCACCCGGAGGCGAGGGGACGCCGGATCGGCGCCCTGCTGATCGGCCACGCGGTGGAGGAGTCCCGGCGGCACGGCCTGCACCCGGTGCTCGACGTGGTCGCGTCCGACACCGCCGCGGCGGCCCTGTACGAGCGGCTGGGCTGGGAGCTGATGGCCACCGCCGAGCAGCGGTGGGCCCGGGACCGGCGCGTGACCATCCGCTCCTACGCGGCGCCCGCGTGACCGGCGGGGGAGGGCCCTCAGGCGGACGGCGCCGACGGCGGTACCGCGGCGAGGCAGGCCGTGATCGCGTCGCGGTCGCGGGCGAGGTGGCGATGCGGGCGGTCGTCCGGTCGCGCTCGGTCCGCGGGGCGGCCGCGATCTCGGGGTTCGCGTCGGGATGTGGATGACGCGGGCTCGCCGGGGCCGGCTCAGCGGCGCCGGATCACCTCGACCGGGCGGCCGGGGCGCCAGAGCCGGATGACCAGTAGCTGTTCCTCCTGGTCGACGGAGGTGAACACGGCCTCGCGGAGGTCGAGCCG encodes:
- a CDS encoding GNAT family N-acetyltransferase yields the protein MSSENPRGRDGGSAGPRVRRRADGDVETCVRVLAEVHRRDGYPVDWPDRPGAWLTGGAALGSWVAELDGAVVGHVGLSRAGEGDLAPGLWNARHGTARDTAAVVGRLFVHPEARGRRIGALLIGHAVEESRRHGLHPVLDVVASDTAAAALYERLGWELMATAEQRWARDRRVTIRSYAAPA